CGTACGCACCATGAATTTGCAGCGCGTCATCAGCCGCCTTATTGGCAAAATCACATGCCTGCCACTTCGCCAAGGACGTTTCTCTAGTATTACGAATACCTTTATTTTTCAACTCGCCAACCCGATAAACGAGCAGTCGGCTCATTTGATAGCCCGCTTCCATTTTGGCAATCATCTGTCCGACAAGTTGATGCTCGCCAATAGGCTTCCCAAATGTCTCTCGTTCATGGCAATATTTCACACTTGCCTCAAGACACGCTTGAATAAGCCCAACTGCGCCTGCAGCCACTGTAAAGCGACCATTATCCAGTGCAGACATCGCAATTTTAAAACCCTCTCCCTCTTCTCCTAAACGATTTTCAACTGGAATGCGTAAGTCTTCGAAAAAGAGCTCACCTGTATTGCCAGCACGAATACCGTACTTGCCCTTAATCGCCTTAGAAGTAAAGCCAACCATGGAGCGTTCTACAATAAAGGCACTGATACCGTGGTGCTTTTTCGCTTTATCTGTGTAAGCAAAGACAATAAAATGATCTGCTATATCACATAAGGAAATCCATGTTTTTTGCCCATTTAACACATAACAATCACCATCTCGTATGGCTGTTGTCGTCATGGCTGCTACATCCGAACCCGCACCAGGTTCAGTCAGCCCAAAAGCCCCAATCCGTACCCCCTTCGCCTGTGGTACAAGGTATTGCTGTTTCTGCGCCTCGGTGCCCCATTGCATTAACGTCATACTATTTAAACCTATATGGACGGATACAGCTGTTCGAAAGGCCGTATCCCCCCGTTCAAGTTCCTCACATACAATGGCTAGTGCGTTATAATCCATGCCGCTACCACCGTACTTTTCTGGCACGCAAACACCCATTAGTCCGAGCTCGGCTAGTCTTGACCAAATGCTTGTATCAAAACTTCCTGCGGCGTCCCATTTTGCAATATGTGGCATTATTTCATCATCCACAAACTGGCGTACGGTTTTTCGTAAGATTTCCTGCTCCGTTGTAAAATCGAAATTCAAGGACTTCACCTACCATTTCACAATCATTGCAGACTTATGTGATGTTTCTTTAATGACAACACCGCGCTTCGCCATTTCTTTAATATACGTCTCCCCTGGAACGATCGTTTCTGGAGCAAACACGCCACGTTCTGTAATCGCGCCATCACCAATCATTTGGGCAACGACAGAAATTGTATTCGCTGTTGCACGAGCCATCGCTGTTTCATTATTCGTCATATCTTTACGTACGACCATTTCGTATTCATATGTGACCTGCTGTTGCGCCTTTTCTCCTGAAACAATTACTCGTAATAACACCGCATCAGGCTTTGTTCCAAGTTCAAGCTTCTTCTTAAGCGCCTCCCTGACAACAGCTCTAACAGGCACTTCTAGGTTATCGACTTCTACATTATTACTTGCATCTAAAAAGCCTAAATCAGCTAGCAATTTAAACTTTTCTGCATGCCCTTTATATCGAATTGTCTTATATTCTAATGTGTGGACATTTGGGAATGTCTTATAAAGAGTGGATATACCACCCGATGTATAAAATGCCTCAAGCACACCAAAATCATCGAAATAGATAGGCTCAATCCCTGATAATGATGGGACTTCTTCAAGTTTCCCCTTTTGAATCATTTTAGAAGGCTCTGTATAGTGGTCAAATACACCATCCAATGAAAAGACACGTGTATAGTGCAACGGTGGCTTCGGCTCTGTTGGAATACCTCCTACATAGAGTTTAATAGATTCCACTTCATCTAGTTTTGTTGCGCCATAGCCCGCTAATATATTGACCATACCTGGAGCTACACCTAAGTCAGGAATAAGTGTCACACCTTTTGCCTTTGCTTCTTCATGTAAAGATAAAATCTTATCCGTTACACCGCCAATATGCCCCCCTAGATCGACAGAATGGACACCGGCTTCTATCGCAGCTCGTGCTACACGTTCATTGAACGAATAGAACAGTGCATTGACCACAACATTACCTTTCGCAATAACCGATGTTAAAGAGTCATCATTTTCCGCATGAAGCTCTACGACTTCAACTTTATCTGTCTTTAACGTCTCAACAAATTGTTGGGCTGTCTTTACATCAATATCCCCTAAAATGACCTGTTCCACTTTACTATTTTTTATTAAATCACGAGCAACCTCTTTCCCCATCAATCCTGCACCTAATACAACAACTTTCATCAAGAACATCCCCTTTCATTGATCTGTTACTTTGTATCGATTTGTGCTCTTTGTAATTTACCGCTGTAGTCAACGTAGATGCTCTTCCATTCTGTGTAAACGTCCAATGCTGCCACACCGGAATCTCGATGTCCATTCCCTGTTCCTTTCGTTCCGCCGAATGGCAAATGGATTTCTGCACCTGTCGTACCTGCATTGATATAAACAATACCTGTATCTAAGTCGCGTTGAGCGCGGAAAATCGTGTTCACATTTTGTGAGAAAATAGAGCTTGATAAGCCAAATTTCACACCATTATTGACTTCGATTGCTTCATCTAAATTTGCAACTTCAATAAGAGAGACGACCGGACCAAAAATTTCTTCCTGTGCAATAATCATATGAGGCTTTACATTTGTAAACAATGTGGGCTCATAGTAAAACCCTTTATCATAAGGTGCTTCATTTAAAATTTTGCCACCTGTTAATAAGGATGCACCTTCTTGTTTACCAATCTGTACATAATGATTAATTTTTTCTAATGCCGCTCTATTAATGACTGGACCGATTTTCACAGTTTCATCCAAACCGTCTCCAATTGTTAAAAACTGCATTGCTTCTAATAGACGATTTTCTAATTCTTCTTTTACATCTTTATGCACAATCACACGACTACATGCTGTACATCGTTGACCAGCGGTGCCAAATGCACTCCATAATATCGCTTCTGTAGCGAGCTGCAAGTCTGCATCCTCCATTACAATGACAGCATTTTTGCCGCCCATCTCTAGCGAAATTTTCTTTAAATGTTTGCCGCCAAGTTCCGCCACCTTACTTCCTGTTGAGGTAGAGCCGGTAAACGATATGACTTTTACATCGGGATGCTCTATTAGCGCCGTTCCGACAGTTGGCCCTGTACCAAAAACAATATTTGCTACTCCTTTCGGTAAGCCAACCTCTTCAAAAATTTTCCCCATTTCATAAGCCATCATCGGTGTTTCATTTGATGGTTTCCAAATAAATGTATTGCCAGCGACAATTGCAGGGAAGGATTTCCACGTAGCAATTGCCACTGGGAAATTCCAAGGAGTTATTAACCCTACTACGCCTATTGGTGCGCGTACACTCATAGCAAATTTATTGGCAAGCTCTGACGGTGTCGTCTCTCCAAATAACCGTCGACCTTCACCCGCCATATAATAAGCCATATCAATTCCTTCCTGTACCTCACCTCTAGCTTCTTCAATCACCTTACCCATTTCTTTTGTTAAAACGGTCGCCAAATATTCTTTCTTGTCTTTCATCTTTTGACCGATGGCATATAAATAATCTGCACGCTTTGGTGCTGGCACAAGTGCCCAACTTTTTTGTGCTGCCTTCGCTACAGCTACCGCTTCCGTCACTTCATTTGCAGTTGAAAGTGGTATTGTTGCTAAGTGCTCTCCGTTTGCAGGATTCGTCACTGCTATACTTTGTAAATGCGAATGTGTAACCCATTTACCACCGATATAGTTTTTAATCTCCATTACACACACCCCCTGATATATCTATGATGCCTTGGCTTCTTTGAACATGTCGCTAATGCTACAGAAAATATCCGTCGCTCTCGCCCTCTATGTGTACTGCATTATATATATGCAGATACAAAATGCCAAAATTCCGAATTTTCATAACAAAGATATGACTCGAATAATAATTTCGTAGCAATGTTAGGTTAAAATATCGGTGGCACTTGCCAAAGGCTTTATCTTCATTTCCAGTAATTTTAACTAGATGATGATACTTTCACCACTAGTAGTAAAACAACTGAAAAAAGATAAATAATACACATTCTAGTTTTTTATATTCGACATTTTCTATCTTAATCCCTTTTTTTCTAAAATTATTAATTATGTAATGAAACTATCCTGCATAATAATCGTATACAATAACAACAAATGATATTGGAGGAATTACACGATGAATAACCATGAGATCGACTACAAAGTATTTGGGGATGACATGCAATATGTGCAAGTTGAACTTGATCCGCAAGAAACGGTGGTAGCAGAAGCTGGCGCCTTAATGATGATGGATGATGCGATTCAAATGGAGACAATTTTCGGAGATGGTTCGAAAGGCAATGGCCAAAGCGGTCTTATGGGGAAATTACTCGGCGCAGGGAAACGTCTAGTAACTGGTGAAAGCTTATTCATGACAACATTTACAAATAACGGTACAGGGAAACGTCATGTCTATTTTGCGTCTCCGTACCCAGGTAAGATTATTCCGATGGATTTAAGTCAACATAAAGGGAAAATTATTTGTCAAAAGGATGCTTTTTTAGCAGCTGCTAAAGGCGTTTCTGTTGGTATCGAATTCCAGAAAAAAATTGGCGTAGGCTTCTTCGGTGGTGAAGGCTTTATTATGCAAAAGCTTGAAGGCGATGGTATGGCTTTTGTACACGCTGGTGGGGCAATTCATCGAAAAACGCTACAACCAGGTGAAGTTTTACGTGTGGATACAGGCTGTTTAGTGGCGATGACTTCTGACGTTGATTATAATATCGAAATGGTTGGCGGCGTAAAAACGGCACTATTCGGTGGAGAAGGTATCTTCTTTGCAACTTTACGTGGCCCTGGTACTGTATGGGTTCAATCATTACCATTTAGCCGATTAGCAAGCCGCGTCTTCGCTGCAGCACCGATTTCACAAGGCGGTGGCGGACATTCATCAGGTGAAGGTGGTATCGGTGGTCTATTTGATATGTTCAATAAGTAACTAGCCAAATAGGTCTTAGGCTTTTCTTTAAAAAGGCTGGAACAAAAGAGAAACAGTGTTAGATTGACCCCAATCAATCTAACACTGTTTTGCTATGGCGTTGATGTCCGCTACGGCGGTCGCTTTCCGCTCAGCACAGTAAGCTGCAATCCTTGCTTTCGCGCGGAATGCCCGCTTCTTATGTTTTGTGCGTTCTTGCAGGAGTCGCCACCTCGCTACCATCAACTAGTTTTCACTATGTTTTATCATTGCATGGTGATTGGATAGCGTTTTATCCGCTAAACTTTTTTATATCGCTTTTGTTTCTTCCCTTAGCCATACTTGTTCTTCTTCGTTTAAATAAGGAGCTAGCGTAGTGAATACCTCTTGATGGTAATGATTTAGCCATTGCTTTTCACTTTCTGTTAACATGTCTTGATTGATACCTGCTAAATCAATAGGACAATACGTTACTGCTTCAAACTTCATAAATTGACCAAATTCTGTTTTCTCATCTTCTACTACTGACATCATATTTTCAATTCGAATGCCATACTTACCTTCAAGGTAAATTCCCGGTTCATTCGTAATAATCATGCCTTTTTCTAATGGCACATGATTGGTATGGCGGATGCTTTGTGGCCCTTCATGAACATTCAAGAAAAAACCTACACCATGGCCTGTGCCACATTTATAATCCAAGCCATACTGCCAAATTGGTTGTCTTGCTAAAACATCTAAATTAGCTCCTGTTGCACCGTACAAAAATTTCACTGAGCTTAATGCAATAAACCCTTTTAACACTAAAGTAAAATCTCTTTTTTGTTCATCCGTAAGACTCCCTAAAACAATTGTCCGTGTAATATCTGTTGTTCCATCATAATACTGTCCGCCTGAATCAATTAAAAATAGACCTTCATTTTTCAGCGTATATTGTGTTTCTTTATTAGCTTTATAATGCATCATCGCAGCATGGTCTTGATAACCTGCAATCGTATCGAAGCTAGGCCCTACAAATCCTTCTTGCTCTCTTCTGAAATTTTCTAATCTTTCTTCTGCAGCAATCTCTGTAACTTCTTCTTTATCTACAACGTGTTTTAACCATTTTATAAATTTCACCATAGCTAAACCATCTTTTATTTCACACCATTTTAGATTTTTTATTTCCACCTCATTCTTAATCGCTTTTAAGTTAGTCGTCATGTTAGGACTTTCAATTTTCGTTACATGACTGTTAA
This genomic interval from Lysinibacillus sphaericus contains the following:
- a CDS encoding saccharopine dehydrogenase family protein — translated: MKVVVLGAGLMGKEVARDLIKNSKVEQVILGDIDVKTAQQFVETLKTDKVEVVELHAENDDSLTSVIAKGNVVVNALFYSFNERVARAAIEAGVHSVDLGGHIGGVTDKILSLHEEAKAKGVTLIPDLGVAPGMVNILAGYGATKLDEVESIKLYVGGIPTEPKPPLHYTRVFSLDGVFDHYTEPSKMIQKGKLEEVPSLSGIEPIYFDDFGVLEAFYTSGGISTLYKTFPNVHTLEYKTIRYKGHAEKFKLLADLGFLDASNNVEVDNLEVPVRAVVREALKKKLELGTKPDAVLLRVIVSGEKAQQQVTYEYEMVVRKDMTNNETAMARATANTISVVAQMIGDGAITERGVFAPETIVPGETYIKEMAKRGVVIKETSHKSAMIVKW
- a CDS encoding aldehyde dehydrogenase family protein; the protein is MEIKNYIGGKWVTHSHLQSIAVTNPANGEHLATIPLSTANEVTEAVAVAKAAQKSWALVPAPKRADYLYAIGQKMKDKKEYLATVLTKEMGKVIEEARGEVQEGIDMAYYMAGEGRRLFGETTPSELANKFAMSVRAPIGVVGLITPWNFPVAIATWKSFPAIVAGNTFIWKPSNETPMMAYEMGKIFEEVGLPKGVANIVFGTGPTVGTALIEHPDVKVISFTGSTSTGSKVAELGGKHLKKISLEMGGKNAVIVMEDADLQLATEAILWSAFGTAGQRCTACSRVIVHKDVKEELENRLLEAMQFLTIGDGLDETVKIGPVINRAALEKINHYVQIGKQEGASLLTGGKILNEAPYDKGFYYEPTLFTNVKPHMIIAQEEIFGPVVSLIEVANLDEAIEVNNGVKFGLSSSIFSQNVNTIFRAQRDLDTGIVYINAGTTGAEIHLPFGGTKGTGNGHRDSGVAALDVYTEWKSIYVDYSGKLQRAQIDTK
- a CDS encoding aminopeptidase P family protein gives rise to the protein MNSRDRVKKLRELMVKHQLDAYIIPSFDAHQGEYVAEHWKGREWLSGFTGSAGTVVITLNDAGLWTDGRYYIQADKQLENSGIRLFRMMDPGVPSYTEWLAEVLEEGSNVGFDGNVFSIDMVRSMVKDLKAKAILFKMNQDLIGELWGDRPEIPKGTIFSHDVNYAGKSRSEKLDEVRAEMKNQGANYYILTSLDDIAWLLNIRGADVPNNPVAIANVIVAEHTCYLFIDSCKVPTALKSELEGEGIALREYHEIETFLANLSGGDTVSLDTNKTNIRLYNAINSHVTKIESPNMTTNLKAIKNEVEIKNLKWCEIKDGLAMVKFIKWLKHVVDKEEVTEIAAEERLENFRREQEGFVGPSFDTIAGYQDHAAMMHYKANKETQYTLKNEGLFLIDSGGQYYDGTTDITRTIVLGSLTDEQKRDFTLVLKGFIALSSVKFLYGATGANLDVLARQPIWQYGLDYKCGTGHGVGFFLNVHEGPQSIRHTNHVPLEKGMIITNEPGIYLEGKYGIRIENMMSVVEDEKTEFGQFMKFEAVTYCPIDLAGINQDMLTESEKQWLNHYHQEVFTTLAPYLNEEEQVWLREETKAI
- a CDS encoding TIGR00266 family protein, which translates into the protein MNNHEIDYKVFGDDMQYVQVELDPQETVVAEAGALMMMDDAIQMETIFGDGSKGNGQSGLMGKLLGAGKRLVTGESLFMTTFTNNGTGKRHVYFASPYPGKIIPMDLSQHKGKIICQKDAFLAAAKGVSVGIEFQKKIGVGFFGGEGFIMQKLEGDGMAFVHAGGAIHRKTLQPGEVLRVDTGCLVAMTSDVDYNIEMVGGVKTALFGGEGIFFATLRGPGTVWVQSLPFSRLASRVFAAAPISQGGGGHSSGEGGIGGLFDMFNK
- a CDS encoding acyl-CoA dehydrogenase family protein — translated: MNFDFTTEQEILRKTVRQFVDDEIMPHIAKWDAAGSFDTSIWSRLAELGLMGVCVPEKYGGSGMDYNALAIVCEELERGDTAFRTAVSVHIGLNSMTLMQWGTEAQKQQYLVPQAKGVRIGAFGLTEPGAGSDVAAMTTTAIRDGDCYVLNGQKTWISLCDIADHFIVFAYTDKAKKHHGISAFIVERSMVGFTSKAIKGKYGIRAGNTGELFFEDLRIPVENRLGEEGEGFKIAMSALDNGRFTVAAGAVGLIQACLEASVKYCHERETFGKPIGEHQLVGQMIAKMEAGYQMSRLLVYRVGELKNKGIRNTRETSLAKWQACDFANKAADDALQIHGAYGYSDDYPVARYLRNSKAPVIYEGTREIHTIMQADYVLGRRNDKPLAKMLPKWPFDE